The following DNA comes from Shinella zoogloeoides.
TGATCGAGATGGCGTCGAAGCCCGGCGTTTTCGCGAAGCTGCGGAGGGCGTCGAGCGCGAAGGTCCAGAGGGTTTCGACGTCGTAATGCGGGTAGGGGCCGTCCTTGAGAACGGTGTTGGCCATCCGGGCGGCGGCGATTTCCGCGCCCGTCGCGGCGTCGAGGACGACGACCTTGGCGTTGGTCTTGCCGATATCGAGGACGGCGATGCGGGAATAGGCGGTCATGGCATGTGGAAGACGGGAACGAGGTCGCTCTGGACCGGGGAATTGTCCGGGTTGGTCTCCATGATATCGGCCATATGCGCCCACCAGCGCTTCATCACGGGATGCTCGGGCAGGGCGGCCATGGTGTGATCCTTCGGCCGGGTGAGGATGCCGAAGAGGATGTTCGTTTCCGGGTCGAGATAGATGGAATAATCGGAGGCGCCGGCCTTGTGCAGCAGATCGACGAGCTCGGGCCAGATCTCGTCATGGCGCTTCCTGTATTCGGTCTCCATGCCGGGATGGAGCTTCATCTTGAAGGCGTGCCGTTCCATCAGGCTTTCCTCGCATGCTTGATCCGGCGGGCGACGATGGGCAGGGCGATGGTGACGATCAGCAGCAGGCCGATGAAGATGGACATGACGATGCCCGGCACGTTGAGAAGGCCGAGGCCGAAGGTGACGAGGCCCATCACGAAAGCGGCAATGACGACGCCGGCGATGGTGCCCGCCCCGCCGAGGATCGAGACCCCGCCGAGCACGACCATGGTGACGATCTCCAGCTCCCAGCCTTGCGCGATGGAGGGCCGGGTGGAGCCGAGCCGCGAGGTGAGGCAGACGGCGGCGATGCCGCTCATCAGGCCCGTCAGCAGGAAGAGGATGAACTTCACCCGGTCGACGGGAATGCCGGAGAAACGCGCGGCCATGGCGTTGTTGCCGATGACATAGACGTGGCGGCCGAAGTTCGTCCTGTGCAGCAGCACGCCGAAGACCACGGCCATGACGAGGAAGAGCACGAATTCGAAGGAGAAGACCCAGACGACATAGCCCTGTCCGAACCAAGCGAAGTCGGCCGGGTATTTGCCGTAGGCCTGGTCGCCGAGCACGATGTAGGAGATGCCGCGGAAGAGGCTCATCGTGCCGATGGTGACGACGATGGAGGGCAGCTTGAGACCGGCGACGAGCAGGCCGTTGAACGCGCCGCAGGTAAGGCCGGTGCTAATGCCGATCAGCACGAGGCCGGGCGTGCCGACGCCCATCTGCACCGCCGCGCCCATGGCGGTCGAGGCGAGCGCGATGATCGCGGCGACGGAAAGGTCGATCTCCCCGGCGATGATCAGCAGCGCCATGGCGAAGGCGACCAGCGCCTTTTCGGTGAAGTTGAACGTCGCGTCCGAGAGGTTCCAGGCGTCGAGGAAATAGGGCGAGGCGAGGGAATTGGCGATGAAGATGAGGACGGCCACGCAGAAGAGCAGCACCTCCCAGCTTGCCAGCAGCCGCTTCATCGGCGTGCCGAGCCGGTCGGGGATCTGGCGGCGGATCGTGGTCTCGGTGTTCATGCCAGCTTCTCCTTGGCGGCGCGGTCGCGCAGGATGATGCGGCCCTTCTTCTTCTCGGCGCGGGCGTTGAAGACGACGGCGAGGATGATGACGACGCCGGAGATTGCCATCTGCGCGAAGGGCGAGATGCCGATGACGGGCAGCGCATTCTTGATGACGCCGAGGAAGAGCGCGCCGAGCACGGTGCCGATCACGCTGCCGATGCCGCCGGCAATGGAGATGCCGCCGATCACGCAGGCCGCCACGCTGTCCAGCTCGAATCCGGCGGCG
Coding sequences within:
- the rhaM gene encoding L-rhamnose mutarotase produces the protein MERHAFKMKLHPGMETEYRKRHDEIWPELVDLLHKAGASDYSIYLDPETNILFGILTRPKDHTMAALPEHPVMKRWWAHMADIMETNPDNSPVQSDLVPVFHMP
- a CDS encoding ABC transporter permease; the protein is MNTETTIRRQIPDRLGTPMKRLLASWEVLLFCVAVLIFIANSLASPYFLDAWNLSDATFNFTEKALVAFAMALLIIAGEIDLSVAAIIALASTAMGAAVQMGVGTPGLVLIGISTGLTCGAFNGLLVAGLKLPSIVVTIGTMSLFRGISYIVLGDQAYGKYPADFAWFGQGYVVWVFSFEFVLFLVMAVVFGVLLHRTNFGRHVYVIGNNAMAARFSGIPVDRVKFILFLLTGLMSGIAAVCLTSRLGSTRPSIAQGWELEIVTMVVLGGVSILGGAGTIAGVVIAAFVMGLVTFGLGLLNVPGIVMSIFIGLLLIVTIALPIVARRIKHARKA